A section of the Bryobacteraceae bacterium genome encodes:
- the mreB-1 gene encoding rod shape-determining protein — protein MNIRSLFSLFSSDLAIDLGTANTLVYAKGKGIVVNEPSIVAINKVTGEVEAVGKEAKEMLGRTPGNIVAIRPMKDGVIADFKVTERMLNYFIQKAHGRKMLVHPRIVIGVPSEITQVEKRAVIDSAYRAKASEVHLVEQAMVAAIGAGLPITEPSGNMIVDIGGGTTDVAVISLSGIVYSRSVRVAGNEMDEAIMEYLKKKYNLLIGERTAEQVKIQIGSAYPLDKPMTMEIKGRNLIEGVPRTIVVTDEEIREALSECVATIMNAIRVALERTPPELSADISDRGIVLTGGGALLKNLDKRIREETGLPVSIAEDPLASVVLGTGRMLTDFKLLRRIAIE, from the coding sequence ATGAACATCCGGTCTTTATTCAGTCTGTTTTCATCGGATCTCGCCATTGATCTGGGCACGGCGAACACGCTCGTCTACGCCAAGGGCAAAGGCATTGTCGTCAACGAACCATCCATCGTCGCCATCAACAAGGTGACCGGCGAAGTGGAGGCCGTCGGCAAGGAAGCCAAGGAGATGCTGGGCCGCACGCCCGGCAACATTGTCGCCATCCGCCCGATGAAGGACGGCGTCATCGCCGACTTCAAGGTCACCGAGCGGATGCTCAACTACTTCATCCAGAAGGCGCACGGCCGCAAGATGCTGGTGCATCCCCGCATTGTCATCGGCGTGCCCAGCGAGATCACCCAGGTGGAAAAGCGCGCCGTGATCGATTCCGCCTATCGCGCCAAGGCGAGCGAAGTCCACCTCGTCGAGCAGGCGATGGTGGCCGCCATCGGCGCGGGCCTGCCGATCACCGAGCCTTCCGGCAACATGATCGTCGATATCGGCGGCGGCACCACCGACGTCGCCGTCATTTCGCTGTCCGGCATCGTCTACTCACGGTCGGTCCGCGTGGCCGGCAACGAAATGGACGAGGCGATCATGGAGTACCTGAAGAAGAAATACAACCTGCTGATCGGCGAACGCACCGCCGAGCAGGTCAAGATCCAGATCGGCAGCGCCTATCCGCTCGACAAGCCGATGACGATGGAGATCAAGGGCCGCAACCTGATCGAAGGTGTGCCGCGCACCATCGTGGTCACCGATGAGGAGATCCGCGAGGCGCTCTCCGAATGCGTCGCCACCATCATGAACGCCATCCGCGTCGCGCTCGAACGCACGCCCCCGGAACTCAGCGCCGACATCAGCGACCGCGGCATCGTGCTGACCGGCGGCGGCGCGCTGCTGAAGAACCTCGACAAGCGCATCCGCGAGGAAACCGGACTGCCGGTCTCGATCGCCGAGGACCCGCTGGCCAGCGTCGTGCTGGGCACCGGGCGGATGCTCACGGATTTCAAACTGCTCCGGCGCATCGCCATCGAATAG
- the mrdA gene encoding penicillin-binding protein 2 — MRYLRAEKDPDSIPERPLFGDETRFAAGRIAVFQYVIVTVFIYLLLGYWDLQVLNQEFYSEKAEQNQIKSLPILAPRGKILDRDGRVIVDNHESFRLILSRDSLRPAHLRPIALGLNMDPAELEAKVRRYQNQPTWFAIPLKEELSLDELAFVEAFRGQNGFPELELIRSQYRVYPKEGLAAHLLGYVGEISDAELNSPEWAHHNPGDLIGKAGVERYYNDLLSGVDGQRQVRVDNRMNTREVLGVKDAIPGRNLRLTIDLDLQVVAELAMEGKRGAVVALDPRSGEVLALVSRPAFDPNRFASRISAREFNELIQDPYRPLFNRALQAQLAPGSTFKPILALAALESGAIDDSFTVHCAGGATWYGRYFKCHRRGGHGTVNLKTAIAQSCDVFFYAVGNRVGIDTIAEYAEMVGLGARTGIDLPGEKEGVVPSSKWKIRTQREKWYAGETISVAIGQGALTVTPIQLAYAIGGIASGGVFMRPHLVRQEKPEPPARIAGFRPENVRKVVDGMCAVVNGWGTAAASRIPDIEMCGKTGTAQLASNDLLRLKNHEDWHDNAWFIGFAPGTNPEIVVAVLWENGAHGDMAAPIARDVIKAYFDKKARMKKPAQPPASLASAWLAPPALDRKKR, encoded by the coding sequence GTGCGTTACCTCCGCGCAGAAAAGGATCCCGATTCGATTCCGGAGCGGCCGCTGTTTGGCGACGAAACCCGCTTCGCCGCCGGCAGGATCGCGGTGTTCCAGTACGTCATCGTCACCGTCTTCATTTACCTGCTCCTCGGCTACTGGGATCTCCAGGTCCTCAACCAGGAGTTCTACTCGGAAAAGGCGGAACAGAACCAGATCAAGAGCCTTCCCATTCTGGCACCGCGCGGCAAAATTCTCGACCGCGACGGCCGCGTCATCGTCGACAACCACGAGTCCTTCCGCCTGATCCTTTCCCGCGACAGCCTCCGTCCGGCGCACCTGCGTCCGATCGCGCTGGGCCTGAACATGGACCCGGCCGAGCTGGAAGCCAAGGTGCGCCGCTACCAGAACCAGCCCACCTGGTTCGCCATCCCGCTCAAGGAGGAACTGAGCCTGGACGAACTGGCTTTCGTCGAGGCCTTCCGAGGCCAGAACGGATTTCCGGAGCTTGAACTGATCAGGTCGCAATATCGCGTCTATCCGAAGGAGGGCCTTGCCGCGCATCTGCTGGGATATGTGGGCGAAATCAGCGATGCGGAGCTGAACTCGCCGGAATGGGCCCACCACAACCCGGGCGACCTCATCGGCAAGGCCGGCGTCGAGCGCTACTATAACGACCTGTTGAGCGGCGTCGACGGGCAGCGCCAGGTGCGCGTGGACAACCGCATGAACACGCGCGAAGTCCTTGGCGTGAAGGACGCGATCCCGGGCAGGAATCTCAGGCTCACCATCGACCTCGATCTTCAGGTGGTGGCCGAGCTGGCCATGGAGGGCAAGCGAGGCGCGGTGGTCGCGCTCGATCCGCGCTCCGGCGAGGTGCTGGCGCTGGTCTCGCGTCCCGCCTTTGACCCGAACCGCTTCGCCAGCCGCATCAGCGCGCGGGAGTTCAACGAGCTGATTCAGGATCCCTACCGCCCGCTGTTTAACCGCGCCCTCCAGGCTCAACTGGCGCCCGGCTCCACCTTCAAGCCGATCCTCGCCCTGGCGGCGCTCGAAAGCGGCGCCATCGACGACAGTTTCACCGTGCACTGCGCCGGCGGAGCCACCTGGTACGGTCGCTACTTCAAGTGCCACCGCCGCGGCGGCCACGGCACGGTGAACCTGAAGACGGCCATCGCCCAGAGCTGCGACGTCTTCTTCTACGCCGTCGGCAACCGCGTGGGCATCGACACCATCGCCGAATACGCCGAAATGGTGGGCCTGGGGGCCCGCACGGGAATCGATCTTCCGGGCGAAAAGGAGGGCGTCGTGCCGTCGTCGAAGTGGAAAATCCGCACGCAGCGCGAAAAATGGTATGCGGGCGAGACGATTTCGGTCGCCATCGGCCAGGGCGCGCTGACGGTGACGCCCATCCAGCTTGCCTATGCGATTGGCGGCATCGCAAGTGGGGGCGTCTTCATGCGGCCGCACCTCGTCCGCCAGGAAAAGCCGGAACCGCCGGCCCGTATCGCCGGATTCCGGCCGGAAAACGTGCGCAAGGTCGTGGACGGCATGTGCGCGGTCGTCAACGGCTGGGGCACCGCGGCCGCGTCGCGCATCCCCGATATCGAAATGTGCGGCAAGACCGGCACCGCGCAACTGGCCTCCAATGACCTGCTCCGGCTCAAGAACCACGAAGACTGGCACGACAACGCCTGGTTCATTGGCTTCGCCCCGGGCACGAATCCCGAGATTGTGGTGGCCGTATTGTGGGAAAACGGCGCGCACGGCGACATGGCTGCGCCCATCGCGCGCGACGTCATCAAGGCCTATTTCGACAAGAAGGCCCGGATGAAGAAGCCGGCTCAGCCGCCGGCGAGCCTCGCCTCGGCCTGGCTCGCCCCGCCGGCGCTCGACAGGAAGAAGCGCTGA
- a CDS encoding sodium:proton antiporter, which yields MHNTFPQLPLAMFAASGAADRLPLQMLIVFGFAKLLAELAQRLRMPGVVGGLTAGILIGPSVLGWVQYDELLHAMAELGVMFLLFQVGLEVRASELVRVGKVALLSAVLGVLLPFAAGWGIMTAAGHPQIESIFMGAAMVATSVGITAQVLASKGVLNHRTAQVILAAAVIDDVLGLLVLAVVSSMARVGGADWAGLATSTAVSVIFIAAVVKFGARTVGLVVPKLTQNLRLDEAEFAVALTFLFLMAMLATYSGVAAIIGAFLAGMVLSETASHHLHTLVRGAGELMVPFFLASIGLQMDLSVFSSSATIVLGLVILAAAVASKWIGCGLGAAALGWKDASRVGAGMVPRGEVGMVVAQVGLKAGAISQPVYGIAVFMAVMTTILAPPVLSLLYRDIAGKEPRPPEVELG from the coding sequence ATGCACAACACCTTCCCGCAGCTTCCCTTGGCGATGTTTGCCGCTTCTGGGGCCGCTGACCGGCTCCCTCTCCAGATGCTTATCGTTTTTGGCTTCGCCAAGCTGCTGGCCGAGCTGGCGCAGCGGCTGCGGATGCCGGGCGTGGTGGGCGGGCTGACGGCCGGCATCCTGATCGGCCCTTCCGTGCTCGGCTGGGTGCAATATGACGAGCTGCTGCATGCGATGGCCGAGCTCGGGGTCATGTTCCTCCTGTTCCAAGTCGGCCTCGAGGTGCGTGCTTCGGAGCTGGTGCGCGTGGGCAAGGTGGCTCTGCTCAGCGCCGTGCTGGGGGTGCTGCTGCCGTTCGCGGCCGGCTGGGGGATCATGACGGCCGCCGGTCACCCGCAAATCGAATCCATTTTCATGGGTGCGGCCATGGTGGCCACCAGCGTGGGCATCACCGCGCAGGTGCTCGCCTCCAAAGGCGTGCTCAACCACCGCACCGCTCAGGTGATCCTGGCGGCGGCAGTGATCGATGATGTGCTTGGGCTGCTGGTGCTGGCCGTGGTGTCTTCGATGGCGCGCGTCGGCGGCGCCGACTGGGCCGGCCTGGCCACATCGACGGCCGTCTCGGTCATTTTCATCGCGGCGGTAGTGAAATTCGGCGCGCGCACGGTGGGCCTCGTCGTGCCGAAACTGACGCAGAACCTGCGCCTGGACGAGGCGGAGTTCGCCGTCGCGCTCACGTTTCTGTTCCTGATGGCGATGCTGGCCACATACTCGGGCGTCGCCGCCATCATTGGCGCGTTTCTGGCCGGAATGGTGTTGTCGGAGACCGCTTCGCATCACCTGCACACGCTGGTGCGCGGGGCCGGCGAGTTAATGGTGCCGTTTTTCCTCGCCTCCATCGGTCTTCAGATGGATCTGTCCGTGTTCAGCAGCAGCGCGACCATCGTGCTCGGTCTGGTGATTCTGGCCGCGGCGGTCGCTTCGAAGTGGATTGGCTGCGGCCTGGGTGCGGCCGCGCTGGGCTGGAAAGACGCCTCGCGCGTCGGGGCCGGGATGGTGCCCCGGGGCGAAGTGGGCATGGTGGTGGCGCAGGTGGGCCTGAAGGCAGGCGCCATCAGCCAGCCCGTTTACGGCATCGCTGTCTTCATGGCGGTGATGACGACGATCCTGGCGCCGCCAGTATTGAGCCTGCTCTACCGCGACATTGCCGGCAAAGAGCCTCGCCCTCCGGAGGTCGAGCTGGGCTGA